GTCGCGGATTTGCTCCATGCTGGGCCATGCCGGAAAACGGTTGTCAGCATCGCCATGCTGTGCCCCGCCCTCGCGAGAAGCGAGCCGCCCAGGCGACCCTCGACAGGATGCGCAATTCGATACCGCCGTCATCCCTGCCCCAGCGAGGCCATCACGTCGTCGGGCAGCTCGAAATTCGAGTAAACGTTCTGGATGTCGTCGTGTTCCTCCAACGCCTCGATAAGGCTGAGGACCTTCCTGCCGTTCTCGGCATCGACGGTGACCGTGTTCGACGGGATCATTGACAACTCGGAGGATTGTGGAGCGATTCCGGCCGCAGCCAACGCCGCGCGCAACGGCTCATATGCCGCCGGCTCGCAAGTGATTTCCCAGACATCGTCGGATTGCCGGTAGTCGTCAGCTCCGGCCTCCAAGGCGATCTCAGCGATCTTATCCTCGTCGGCCGCACCGACCGGAACGGTCACTTGCCCCTTGCTGCTGAATATCCACGCCACGCATCCGGCGCTGCCCAGCGAACCGCCGTGCCGCTCGAAGATCTTCTTAATCTCGGGCGCAGTCCGGTTGCGGTTATCCGTCAAGGCTTCACAGAGAATGGCTACACCACCGGCTCCGTATCCTTCGTAGCGAACACTCTCGTAACTCGTTCCTCCCAGTTCGCCGGTGCCCTTCTTGATGGCGTTCTCAATGGTGTCTTTGGGCATGTTGGCTTCACGCGCTTTTTCAATCGCATAACGCAGGGGCAGGTTTTCCCGAGGGTCGCCTCCGGCACGAGCAGCCACGATGATGATCCGGGCGAGTTTGCTCCACAGACGCCCTCTTCGGGCGTCGGTTACACCTTTCTTATGTTTGATTCGCGCCCAGTGAGAATGACCAGCCATCTAACGTCTCCTCTAATCTCAGGCACCGATCCGCGAGAAAACCTTCATCCGCCGCCGTCCAGCTCCGCCCGAGCCGGCCAGGCCCTCGCAAGACTCGGACTCAATACCCCAATACCTGCTCAACCTGCTCCCTCGACTTTACCCCATGAGGCATCCATCACTCAAGGGTGACGTCGCCAAAAAGGCTATTCGGTCGGTGCCGAGGATTGCATGAGCCCGAGAGGAGCCACCGCAGGCTCCTGATCCGCAGCCACAGCGGCCAGTTTGCTCCTGAGGCTGGCAAGCAACGTATCGTTTCGCTCCGTGACGCCGTCGGCCAGTTGCCGCTCGTACAAATCCAATGCCTGTCGCCAATGATCAGCCGCCGCGGCCTTCTCTCCCGCACGCCAGCACGCATCGCCGAGGTGATCATGAATCACCGGATCCTCGCCGTGCTCCTGGCCGGCCGCCAATTGCAGCCAGCGGCACGCATCTTCAAACTTGCCCTGTTTGTAGAAAACCCAACCCAGACTGTCCAGATAGGCCGCTTGGCGAGGACTCTCGCCCACTGCCAGTCGCAACATCCGTTCGGCATCGGCCAAGTCCTTGCCGGCCTCGGCCAGCGTGTACCCCAGATCGTTATTCAAACCCACGTCGGCCGGCATGAGCTGATAGGCTTGACGAAGGTGTTGCTCCGCCGGGTTGTGCCGTCCCTGACGCTGAAAGATGTAAGAAAGGCCCCGCAACAGCTCAACCCGTCGCGAATCGTCCGGCTCCTGCTCCAACAGGCCCGTCAGGTAGGTGATCGCTTCGTCCGTCCGGCCTTGCTGAGCCATCAGCATGCCGATCGTGCGCCGCTGCTCGAAAACCGCCCCATCCAGCTCCTGGCGGGTCAGACCGCGGTCGTCCCCCGGCAACTTCTGGGCGGCATTCATCCACTCGCGAACGGTCGCAATGGCATCATCGTAGCGGCGGGCTCGACTGTACGTGGTCTGAAGACCGTAAAGCAAGACCAGCTTTTCATCAGCCTTCGTCGTGGCGGCTGCCAGGCTGCGCTGAATCTCTATCGCCTCATCAAAACGCCGTGAAGCCACGAAGACGTCGGCCAGCAGGCGCATCAACCGCGCGTCCGTGGGCGATCTGTCAAGCCACTTTACCACCTGCGCGACGGCCTCATCGTGACGCCCGGCACCAATCAGCCCGCCGTGACCTCCCAACCTGCCGACCGTGCCTACGGGTGCATCCGTCGTCAGGCCGATCAGCCAGGCCCGAGTGTTGGCATCCTCAGGCTCGGATTTCAGCCACTCCCGACAACGATGCAGGTAAGCGTCGTAATCCTTCGCCGCCTCATCCGCCGCCAGCACAAACCAGCGATAGATAGCGACCAGCGGCGCGGCGGTCTTGGCCTTGGGGTCCACTTCGGCAAGCCACTCCTCCGCACGCCGGCGCGCATCGTCAAGACGACCGAGTCGGCGATAAGCCTCCATCAGTCGGCCGCGATAAACGCCCGGAAAACCTTCCTTGCCCTGCAGTGCAAGAAGTCGCTCATACACCGGAATGGCAGCGTCAAATCGCTGCTGGGTCATTCGCAGCTCCGCCAGAGCCTGAAGATAGCTCGTACGATTGGGATGAATGGCGAGAATCCGCTCGTACTCCGCGGCAGCAGCGTCGAACTCCAGCAACCGGGTCAGGGTCATCGCCATCATCCAACCTGCTTGCCCGGATCGGGGAAAATCGACAACCATTTGAGCCAGAACCTCGCGGGCGGCTTCGTAGTCCCGAAAGGCCAACAGGCTGGCCGCCAGATCCTCGCGAATCCGTTCGTCCTCAGGATATGCCTGAATCAACGACCGAAGCGCATTACCATAAGACTCGCGATCGCGATCCTGAAGAAATCGCAACAAGACGGCGGTCCGAATCGTCGCAGGATCACGCGGACCTCGCCTCTGCATTTCGGCGAACTCCAGCGCCACCCGCCCCGCGACAACGGCGGAGGTGAATCCGCCGCCGGCGCTCATCAGGCTGCGAATGTAGGCCTCGCGACCGGGCATGTAGTTCGGATCGACGCTGATCACCGCCTGATACTGCCGCTGGGCTTCACGGCTTTCCTCCCGGCGCTCATGCAACCCGGCCAACAGCATCATGCTGCGGACGTCCTCGCCGTTGATCTTGATGGCCGCCTTGTAGTGTTCGATCGCCCGCTCCATCTCGTCGAGGCCGTCGTAACACTGGCCCAGCAAGCGCTCGATAAGATGTGATGGTGGACCCAATTCCGCGGCCTTCTTCAGAACGGCGATCGCCTCATCCCAACGACAGCGGTGCATGTACAACTCGGCCGCACCCATGATCGCAGGCAAAAAACCCGGCAGGCGCGCCGCCGATTGGTCAAAAAGCATGCGGGCGTCTTCGATGCGGTCGAGACGACCGCAAATGTGGCCCAGAAGATAATCCAACGCCGCCGACAACACGCCCTCTTCAGGCTGTGCGGGCAAGAGTTGTCGCACTGCCCCCTTGGAAGAGGCCTCGTCGGCCATGCGCCTGGTGATCGACAAAGGTGCTTGATCAAGCTCCCGGTTCGCCTTTTCGTACACAACCGGATCCGCCGCCAGCATCTGGGCGAGAGCAAGAAGCCAACCCGACCAATCCTGCCGAAGCCTCTGAATGGAAACCAGTCTCCATCTCGCCTCCGACGACTTCGGGAACCGGTCGGTCAGCTCCTTGAGCAACGAAGCCGCCTGGCCATATCGCCCGGCATCCACCAGCGCCTCGCAGTAGAGCAGATTCAAGTCCAAGTTGTCCGACTGCCCGGCCACAACCTCCCGCATGGCGGCAACGCCCGCCTCCGGCCGCCCTGCTGCCCTGTGCAGGCCCAGCAGCAGTTCAACCGCCTCCCGGTTCCCCTGGCTGTCCGCAACAAGTCGGCGAGATTCCGCCATGGCTTCGTCCAGACGACCGGCGTGCGCCAGCATCCGCACGTAGTCGGCGCGCAAATCAAGATCCTTCGGCGATTCCGCCACCGCGATCTTCAAAGCATCCGCCGCCGCCGAATAGTCTCCCAGATAACTGTGCGCTCGAGCCAGGCGAATGGCGACCGCACCTCGCTGCAGCCGAACAATGGAAGCGAGTTCGGCGTTCTCCTCGACCTTGTTCCCCAGCGAGCGAATGCCCTTCTCAAAAAGGCCCAGTTGCTCGGCCGCAGCCAAATAGTACCTCTCCTGATCCAGCAGGAGACCAAGTCGGTAGTGGGTCAGAACGAGGTGGTGGACCTCGTCCGGCGATGCTTTGCACTTCAGCGCAGTCCGGTAGGCACGAATGGCCCCCGCCGTATCACGTCGCTTCTCCGCCAGGCGACCGACGACGTAATGACTGATGAGATCGCCTGGATGCAGCTTCAGCGCACGGCCGGCCGACAGCTCCGCGCGCTCATCATTGCCGGCCATCAGGGCGGCGACGGCAACCAGTCGATGAGCCTCAGCCACACCCGCATCAGTTCGAAGCAACTGTTCAAGCAACACGAAGGCTTCGGTGTGCCGCCCTTTATTGAGCTGCTCACGGGCTTCAGATAACTGACGCCGCATTGCTTCGGGCAACTCGGTCTGCTTTCCCTCCACGACCGTCGGAGCGGGCGGATCATCCGGTATCTGTGCCAAGGAATACGCAGCCCGCTGGCGATCAAAACCCGCGGGAGGCTGTATCGGCGGCAACCACGGCAATCTGACCGCACCCCCGACAGGTCGCGTCGGGCTTTCGCAGCCGCTCAACATGCATGCCAGAACCACAAGGGCCGGAAGCAATCCGCCCATCCGCCGGTCCCACGTTACCGACATTACGCGTCTCATGACTTCATCACACCGCCGCCATCGCGATCTTCGGCGGCCGTTCCGCCTTTCATCGCACGCGCCGCCGCACCAGGACATGCCTTCACTCGGGCAACCGATCGCCGGCTACGGAATCACCTTGTTCAGTGGATAAACGACAATCCCCGTTCCGCCGACCTTCTGCAGTTGCGGCACCAATTGCCTCTCGACAACCGCCTCAAGGATTACCTCCACCGCCGCATACTGCTCGTCAGCCAGAGACGAAATGGTCGGCGACAACTCCGCGGGCAGGATCTTCAGCAACTTTTCCAGGCTCGCCTTCGGAATATTGAGTTTCAATCCCACTTTGGCCCGCGCCTCGATCGCCCCTTTCAGCAAGAGCGCCAGGGCGTCGATCTTCTCGCGCTTCCAGGGATCTTCGTAAGCCTGCTTATTGGCAATGAATCGTGTCGTCGAAGCAAGAATCTCGTCCACAATCTTGAGGTTGTTGGCCTGCAACGATGATCCGGTCTCGGTCAGCTCGACAATACCATCAACGAGACGCGCTTTGACCTCCGTCGCCCCCCAACTGAACTCGACGCGAACGTTGAGCCCCCTTTTCTCGAAGTATCGCCTCGTGACGTTCACCAGCTCGGTCGCCACAATACCCCCGTCCAGATCTTCGGGCCCGCGAGCTTTGGATTCGTTCGGCACCGCCAGCACCCAACGGGCAGGCCGGGTCGTGGCTTTCGAATAAATCAGTTCGCACACCTCGCGCACGTCGCTGCCGTTTTCGCAGATCCAGTCATAGCCCGTCAGGCCGGCGTCAATCACGCCGTCCTCGACGTAACGGCTCATCTCCTGGGCCCGGAACATCACGCACGAGAGCTCCGGATCGTCAATCGAAGGGTAGTAGTCGCGACCCGAAACATAAAGCTCAAAACCCGCACGATGAAAAAGATCGACCGTCGAGTCCGTCAAACTGCCTTTGGGAATACCGATCTTGAGAACGTGATCCTGTGCCAATGAGTCATTCTCCTTGAAAAGCATTGCAGCCGGCGGTCGGCGGTCGTGCTCGACTCAAGCAAGGACCGGCTCGATCCCGGTCTTGAGGGCCGGCTCCTCATTTCCGCTTGCCGGCCTTGGCCGCTCGACTTGCCGGCGACCGGGCGCGTTCGCCGGCCGTCGGCGACGAGCGGGAAGGCTTGATTCTCCTGGGTGACCGTATAGGCCGGACGACCGATGAACCGGCCATCGGCCTGCTGCCGGCTCCTTGCGAACCGTGATCTCGCGCATCCGCAGCCGATCTACTGGAAGCGGACCCGCTTGGCCCCGCAACCGCTTGAGATGCAACCCGGTCGACCGGCTCTCCCACCGGCGCCTCCGACAGCCGCAGACCGCGACTTGCCGCGTAACGATCCAGCAGCAACGAAAAAACCGCGGCATCCGACGCGCCGATATGGTGCTCCAGGAAACTCTGAACCGCCGGCAGGTCCGCAGCGGGATCCACCACCTCGTCCTTCCGCAACATTTGGAGGGTCAGCTCGTCCACCGGTATCGCATGACCGCCGAGGCTGAACAACGCCACGCTGGCGGCGGCGTAACGGTCCACTCCTTCCAGGGACTCCAGATATTCGCGAGCTTCGCGCCGACCTCGCTGCTTCAGGAAGGAAAGGTCAAGCGTGTCATGCCTGCGACGAATGTCATTCAGAGCGTCCACAATACGCTGAGCCTTCATCTCCGCCTGCGGGACCAGAGGACTGATGATCTTCGCCAACTCGCTGACGGGCGTGACACGCAACTCGTTCAGATCGACCATCTGTTCGCGCAGTTTCTTGAACGCCGTGAACCCCTTGTAGTGAGACGTGTTGCTCCCGAGAATCGCCACCAGCAGTTGCTCGAGCGGGTCCGGAGGTTCCGGAATGGTCGGTTTGCCGAACTTGCGCACCAGCCGGTTGAACAGTT
The Phycisphaerae bacterium DNA segment above includes these coding regions:
- the hisG gene encoding ATP phosphoribosyltransferase encodes the protein MLFKENDSLAQDHVLKIGIPKGSLTDSTVDLFHRAGFELYVSGRDYYPSIDDPELSCVMFRAQEMSRYVEDGVIDAGLTGYDWICENGSDVREVCELIYSKATTRPARWVLAVPNESKARGPEDLDGGIVATELVNVTRRYFEKRGLNVRVEFSWGATEVKARLVDGIVELTETGSSLQANNLKIVDEILASTTRFIANKQAYEDPWKREKIDALALLLKGAIEARAKVGLKLNIPKASLEKLLKILPAELSPTISSLADEQYAAVEVILEAVVERQLVPQLQKVGGTGIVVYPLNKVIP
- a CDS encoding YebC/PmpR family DNA-binding transcriptional regulator; translation: MAGHSHWARIKHKKGVTDARRGRLWSKLARIIIVAARAGGDPRENLPLRYAIEKAREANMPKDTIENAIKKGTGELGGTSYESVRYEGYGAGGVAILCEALTDNRNRTAPEIKKIFERHGGSLGSAGCVAWIFSSKGQVTVPVGAADEDKIAEIALEAGADDYRQSDDVWEITCEPAAYEPLRAALAAAGIAPQSSELSMIPSNTVTVDAENGRKVLSLIEALEEHDDIQNVYSNFELPDDVMASLGQG
- a CDS encoding tetratricopeptide repeat protein, with product MSVTWDRRMGGLLPALVVLACMLSGCESPTRPVGGAVRLPWLPPIQPPAGFDRQRAAYSLAQIPDDPPAPTVVEGKQTELPEAMRRQLSEAREQLNKGRHTEAFVLLEQLLRTDAGVAEAHRLVAVAALMAGNDERAELSAGRALKLHPGDLISHYVVGRLAEKRRDTAGAIRAYRTALKCKASPDEVHHLVLTHYRLGLLLDQERYYLAAAEQLGLFEKGIRSLGNKVEENAELASIVRLQRGAVAIRLARAHSYLGDYSAAADALKIAVAESPKDLDLRADYVRMLAHAGRLDEAMAESRRLVADSQGNREAVELLLGLHRAAGRPEAGVAAMREVVAGQSDNLDLNLLYCEALVDAGRYGQAASLLKELTDRFPKSSEARWRLVSIQRLRQDWSGWLLALAQMLAADPVVYEKANRELDQAPLSITRRMADEASSKGAVRQLLPAQPEEGVLSAALDYLLGHICGRLDRIEDARMLFDQSAARLPGFLPAIMGAAELYMHRCRWDEAIAVLKKAAELGPPSHLIERLLGQCYDGLDEMERAIEHYKAAIKINGEDVRSMMLLAGLHERREESREAQRQYQAVISVDPNYMPGREAYIRSLMSAGGGFTSAVVAGRVALEFAEMQRRGPRDPATIRTAVLLRFLQDRDRESYGNALRSLIQAYPEDERIREDLAASLLAFRDYEAAREVLAQMVVDFPRSGQAGWMMAMTLTRLLEFDAAAAEYERILAIHPNRTSYLQALAELRMTQQRFDAAIPVYERLLALQGKEGFPGVYRGRLMEAYRRLGRLDDARRRAEEWLAEVDPKAKTAAPLVAIYRWFVLAADEAAKDYDAYLHRCREWLKSEPEDANTRAWLIGLTTDAPVGTVGRLGGHGGLIGAGRHDEAVAQVVKWLDRSPTDARLMRLLADVFVASRRFDEAIEIQRSLAAATTKADEKLVLLYGLQTTYSRARRYDDAIATVREWMNAAQKLPGDDRGLTRQELDGAVFEQRRTIGMLMAQQGRTDEAITYLTGLLEQEPDDSRRVELLRGLSYIFQRQGRHNPAEQHLRQAYQLMPADVGLNNDLGYTLAEAGKDLADAERMLRLAVGESPRQAAYLDSLGWVFYKQGKFEDACRWLQLAAGQEHGEDPVIHDHLGDACWRAGEKAAAADHWRQALDLYERQLADGVTERNDTLLASLRSKLAAVAADQEPAVAPLGLMQSSAPTE